The region GTTATCGAAGCAATTCAATCAGGCGCCCGTGACTTTATTGTAAAGCCATTCCAACCTGATCGCGTGCTCGAAGCTGTGCGCAAAGCGGTCGGCTAGACAGGACCATACCATTCGATGCGCAATAATTTACACTTTTTCGGCAGTAGTTTAGCGGTTATTAGTGCTTTATCATTATTAACCGTCCAGGTTTTGGCTGCCGGCGAACCCGGTGAATACCTGAAATACCAGGAACCGCAACCAACAACATCTTCTTGGCTTGTGACAGGTGGCTATGTTATATCGCTAATAGTAACTTTTCTCCTAGTTCTTGGTCTTGCATATTTTACTTCCCGTTTTTTCGCACACAAGATGGCTGGGCCCGGAGGATTTGGAAGCGGTAAAATTCATGCCACCTTGGCTTTAGGCCCCAATCGTGCCATCTATGTAGTGGAAATAGCTGGAAAATTTATGGTTTTAGGGGTTACCGAACACAATATTACACTATTACAAGATATTACATCCCAAGCGGATATTGATCAATTAAACGCTGTAAAAAATTCCGGCTTGCCATCCGAACAATTTGATACCGTTTTTCATCGCCAGCTTGTTTTGCTTAAACAGATGCCTAAAAAATTTCCTGCTGTTTTCGGGTCAGACACTCATGAAATAAACGAGAAGGAGCATGAGAACGACAATAGGAAGAGGTAAATAGGGTGTCACGAGATGTTATATATTTAAAATTATGGAAACACCGTGTTTTTTTGGTGGCTGCAGCTTTGATAATTTGTTTTCCAGCGGTGGCCGGGGCAGCACCGCTAATCCCTATCCCCAATATCAACATCGGTGTTGAACAGGCCAATAATCCTAAGGATGTTGCCTTGAGTCTGCAGGTTTTGTTGACTTTAACGGTGCTGTCGCTTGCCCCGTCTATTCTAGTCATGATGACATCATTTACGAGAATTATCGTGGTACTGTCCTTCCTGCGCAGCGCCTTGGCAACACAGCAAATGCCCCCAAACCAGATTTTGGTCGGACTGGCTTTGTTTCTGACTTTTTTTACAATGTCACCATACTTCGATCAGGTTAATAAGAATGCATTGCAGCCTATGCTTGCCGGGACAATAGATCAGGAGACAGCAATCACAGAGGCAATGAAACCCATGCGCGAGTTTATGTTTAAGCAGACCCGCGAGAATGACTTGGCTCTGTTTGTAAATTTGTCGGAAACGCCACGTCCTAATTCGCCTGAAGATGTTCCAACATCGGTATTAATTCCGGCCTTTATCATTAGTGAACTAAAAACAGCTTTTCAAATTGGCTTTTTAATATATATTCCGTTTATTGTAATTGATATGGTAGTCGCCAGTACCTTAATGGCTATGGGGATGATGATGGTGCCACCAGTAATGATATCGCTGCCATTCAAAATTTTATTATTTATACTGGTAGATGGCTGGCATTTGATTATCCGGTCATTAGTTACCAGTTTTAATTAAAAAAAGGGGGAGGTTTATGTCGGGAGATACGGCCATCCAGATTGGCAGGGAGGCGTTAACCATGGTTATGCTAGTATCAGCCCCTATGCTTGGGCTTGGCCTGATAGTTGGTGTCTTGGTAAGCATATTCCAGGCCACGACGCAAATACAGGAACAGTCGCTTGCTTTTATACCGAAAATTATCGCCGTCTTTGTTGCTGTATTGGTATTTGGACCTTGGATGCTTAGTTTAGTTGTTGATTATACTCGAGAAATATTTATAAATTTGCCGAATATGATACGCTAGTCGAAAGGAGGCCGAACAGTTTATAATTAGAATAGGTGGTAAAAATATTGGATCTTTTTACTTTAATGCAAAGCCAGATAGGTTTTTTTCTACTAATTTTTGCACGAATGAGCGGGCTTTTTTCGTCAGCTCCTGTATTTGGCGCCCGCAACATTCCGGTAATGGTCAAAGCCGGACTGTCTTTGATTTTATCCTATATTTTATTGCCGCTTTTAGTCCGGCCCAATATTATTGTTCCAGATGCTT is a window of Sporomusaceae bacterium ACPt DNA encoding:
- the fliP gene encoding Flagellar biosynthetic protein FliP codes for the protein MSRDVIYLKLWKHRVFLVAAALIICFPAVAGAAPLIPIPNINIGVEQANNPKDVALSLQVLLTLTVLSLAPSILVMMTSFTRIIVVLSFLRSALATQQMPPNQILVGLALFLTFFTMSPYFDQVNKNALQPMLAGTIDQETAITEAMKPMREFMFKQTRENDLALFVNLSETPRPNSPEDVPTSVLIPAFIISELKTAFQIGFLIYIPFIVIDMVVASTLMAMGMMMVPPVMISLPFKILLFILVDGWHLIIRSLVTSFN
- the fliQ gene encoding Flagellar biosynthetic protein FliQ; amino-acid sequence: MSGDTAIQIGREALTMVMLVSAPMLGLGLIVGVLVSIFQATTQIQEQSLAFIPKIIAVFVAVLVFGPWMLSLVVDYTREIFINLPNMIR